The nucleotide sequence TTTTTATATGATGATGGATGACATCACCATTTCTGCAACAGATAAACTGATTATCGACCAAAACACAACTTTGAGTGTCTATTCTGACAAAACACTGTATGTCTTTGGCGAGTATAAAACTACAGCAACTAATTTTTTGATTAACTCTGTAGATTCTGGTTTTCCTTTTAAAGGAATTCGTTTTGAAGACGGATCTGTTGTAGAGATGCGAAACACAAGAGTAGATTATGGTGGTGGAATCCGAGTTTTAACAGCCAATTTCCTGATGGACAATTGTATTGTTTATAAAAACTATGGAGGTGTTTCTACCAGTGGTGCTCTTGGTTTTTCAAAAGGAAGTCCTGTTGTAACCAATTCTCAGTTTATAGAAAATGCAAAAGCAGCTTTTGGGTCTGCTGCTAATGCTACAGTTTCTGCAACGTTTGCCAACAACTATCTTTTTGGTAATGTAACAGACAATAGCAATACTCCTCAGATTAATATGGGGCCCGGTGGTGTAGATTCTTTAAAAGTAATTAACAATACTATAATTGGTGACCGTACAAAAATTATGGTTGGCGGAATTTCTGCTTCGGCTTTGGCTGGTGGTACAAATAGATTCAGAATTGAAGGTAATACGATCAGAGATAACCGCTACGGAATCACCTCTTATGCTTCAACCTCAACAGGTATTATCAAAAATAATATTATTGAGAATAACAATACCCAAAACAACCCCAATCTCGGAGGAAGCGGAATCTCTATCTATGGTGCTAAAGATGTTGTAATCACAGGTAATCAAATCAGAGGTAACCTTTGGGGGATTACAATCTTGAGTAATGGAACTGCAATCTTAGGAACTGAAGAAAAACATGGTAATAATATTTTCAAAAACAATGGTAATAATGGAACTACGACCGCTTTCTTCAACAACACTCCTAATACTGTAAACGCTATCGGTAACTGCTGGAGAGAAGATGAACTTTCTAATGACAAAATGGTACAAGCTGTTATCGGAAGCTTAAATCCAAATACAGTTCATTTCAAACCCTATAATTGTGCAGAAATAATGGCTGTTTCTGATGTTTCAAAATCAAAACTGAGCGTTTACCCTAATCCAAGTAAAAACCATTTCTTTTTGGAAACAGAAAATGCTGGAAACATCATGATTCAGGACATTAGCGGAAAAGTTGTTTTCTCTTCTATTGTTAATAAAGGCAAAAACGAAATCAATACTAATTTACAATCAGGAGTTTATATCATCACACAACAATCGGAAGGTAAAAAATCAAACACCAAATTGATTATTAAATAATTAATCAAAAATAATTCTTAGAAAGCATCACAAATCGTGGTGCTTTTTTTTGATTAAAATTTCCACTAAATTCGTGAGATGAAAATCTCGATTAAAAATATGGTTTGCAACCGTTGCATTGCTGCGGTGGAATCGATATTGGAGGAATTTAAAATTGACATCAATCAGATTACATTAGGCGAAGTTGAAACCAAAAATGAGATTTCTGACAAAGAACTTCAAGCTTTGAGTCTGAAACTTAAATCCACTGGCTTTGAAATTCTGGAAGATTCTACTAAAAAACAAATCGAGAAAATCAAAACTTTGATTATTCAGATAATTTCGGATGAAGATTTGGGTGACGATTTTATTCTGTCAGAATTTCTGAGTTCCGAATTACACAAAGATTACAGTTCTATTTCCAAGCTTTTTTCTCAGAACGAAAATGTAACTTTGGAGCAATATTTCATACTTCAAAAGATTGAAAAAGTAAAAGAACTGTTACTTTACAAAGAATTGAATTTGACCGAGATTTCCCAAAAATTGGGTTATAAAAGTGTTCAGCATCTTTCTAATCAGTTCAAAAAAATCACAGGCTTCTCTCCTACTCAGTTTCTGAATTCTAAGGAGAAAAAGAGGATTGCGTTGGATAAAATATAATTAGACGCACATGCAACCCAAAGTCAAACTTCTCCGCGAAGACAAAAACCTAACTCAAACCGAGCTAGCGGAGAAATCTGGACTTTCGTTAAGAACCATTCAAAGGATTGAGTCCGGAAATATCCCTAAAGGTTTTACGTTAAAAGCCATTGCACAGACTTTGGAAATTGAACCTGAAAATCTGTTTTCAAAAGAAGAAGAAAATATCCAAATCGACAGAGCAAAACTCATCAATTTTTCTGCTTTGACAGGGTTGATTATTCCATTTGGAGGAATTATTTTTCCAGCAATTCTGACTTACAGAACTCAGGATTCTGTGAATCGTGAATTGGGAAAAAGTGTGATTGGCGTTCAGATTATTTTGGCGTTTGTCATTTCGGTTTTGTTGATTCTTAGTCCATTCATTCAGCATTGGTTTTCTATCCGATTTCCATTATTTTTAGTTCCGTTGATGGCTTTTATCATCCTCAAACTTTGGATTGTCATCAAAAACGGAATCAGCCTCAACCAAACCAACCAACTTTCTATAAAACTGAAAAACAACTTCTTATAATACAAGTCATAAAACTGACGTAAAATTGTCACATCGTTTTTAGTCCAAATTCAGTTCATTAATCCGAATCTTGCAGAAAAATTTGACAATGAAAGTTTTTAAGAAAATCCTAATCGGAATTTTGACTTTTCTGATTTTATTATCAGTTGGAGGTTACATTTATTTTGACCAGAAATTCACGCCAGAAGACAATTATTTAACCGTCAAAAAAGAAAGTGGAAATATCCCGATTACTTGGCTAGGAAATGATAAAAATGTTTTGCTTCTTCCGATTCATTTTTCCGGCAATCGGGAAACTTTCTATTTGCAATTTGATACAGGTTCGCCCTACACTGTATTTTATTCTAACCAAATTAAAAACATCAAGTACATTTCTGTTGATGATGAACGAGCAAAATCGTCTTTCTACATCGGCAAAACTGAGATTTCTTCCGATCGATTTAAAGTCATTAAAACTGAAAAAAGCAATGTAGAAGATTCCATCAAAATAATCGGAACGATTGGCTCAGATATTCTGGAAGACCGAAAAACTGTGATTAATTTAAAAGATAATCAAGTCAATTTTAATTTGAATCAAATCCCTAATGAATTTAAAAACCAACTTTTCGATTTCAAATTCAAGAAAAGAAGAATCATTATTTCTGGAAAATTAAAAGGTGAAGAACGAAAATTTCTTTATGATTCCGGAACCAGTGCTTACGAATTGCTATCCTACAAAGAAGAATGGCAAACTTTAAAATCATCCAATTCAAAAATCAAGATCGAAAAATCAAGATCCTGGAATAACATTTTGACGACTTATACAGCAGATTGTAAAGAGAATATAAACTTTAAATACAATGAGATTCCTGTGAACCAGATTACTTATGTGGAAGGTGTTTCTACCGCACAATTTTCTATGATGAAGTTCTCCGGAATGTCCGGAATGCTGGGCAACAGGATATTTCTGAATAATGCAATTTTTATAGATTGTACAGCCGGAAAAATGGCAATCAGATAAATAAAAATTTTGTTAAACTCTTATTAACAGCGCTTTATTTGTTATAACATTTTGTATCTATGCTTGTAAACTATCACCAATGAAAAATACGCCGCTTCTTCTTTTTATTCTGCTCTCAGGTTTTCTGAGCTCTCAAAACAAA is from Epilithonimonas vandammei and encodes:
- a CDS encoding T9SS type A sorting domain-containing protein; the protein is MKKFTFLFVMCCSFINAQFTTPNNGTTYTLASLSAAAPNVLQDKGTFYMMMDDITISATDKLIIDQNTTLSVYSDKTLYVFGEYKTTATNFLINSVDSGFPFKGIRFEDGSVVEMRNTRVDYGGGIRVLTANFLMDNCIVYKNYGGVSTSGALGFSKGSPVVTNSQFIENAKAAFGSAANATVSATFANNYLFGNVTDNSNTPQINMGPGGVDSLKVINNTIIGDRTKIMVGGISASALAGGTNRFRIEGNTIRDNRYGITSYASTSTGIIKNNIIENNNTQNNPNLGGSGISIYGAKDVVITGNQIRGNLWGITILSNGTAILGTEEKHGNNIFKNNGNNGTTTAFFNNTPNTVNAIGNCWREDELSNDKMVQAVIGSLNPNTVHFKPYNCAEIMAVSDVSKSKLSVYPNPSKNHFFLETENAGNIMIQDISGKVVFSSIVNKGKNEINTNLQSGVYIITQQSEGKKSNTKLIIK
- a CDS encoding helix-turn-helix domain-containing protein — encoded protein: MKISIKNMVCNRCIAAVESILEEFKIDINQITLGEVETKNEISDKELQALSLKLKSTGFEILEDSTKKQIEKIKTLIIQIISDEDLGDDFILSEFLSSELHKDYSSISKLFSQNENVTLEQYFILQKIEKVKELLLYKELNLTEISQKLGYKSVQHLSNQFKKITGFSPTQFLNSKEKKRIALDKI
- a CDS encoding helix-turn-helix domain-containing protein; the protein is MQPKVKLLREDKNLTQTELAEKSGLSLRTIQRIESGNIPKGFTLKAIAQTLEIEPENLFSKEEENIQIDRAKLINFSALTGLIIPFGGIIFPAILTYRTQDSVNRELGKSVIGVQIILAFVISVLLILSPFIQHWFSIRFPLFLVPLMAFIILKLWIVIKNGISLNQTNQLSIKLKNNFL